The following is a genomic window from Novipirellula aureliae.
TCCCGATTGGTCGTGTCGTTCATTGTCAGGTCTAGCGGAGCCAATGTCAATCAATCCATTGAATCGCGATCGATTTACCAGTGAGTTTCGAGTATCCGTATCGACCGAGCAACATTCGTCCGAGCAATGACAGCGCCGCGTCCAATAACGTTACCGATCACGGGGCGGCGACGAGAGGTTTTCAATTGCCAAAACGCTTGACTTCGCCGCTCCCGTGCATCGGATTGTTCTGCTCTTTTCCACGCCACTAAGTGCGAGGTGGCGTGTAGGGATTTGGGCTCCTAGTCTCCAGCACAATCGAGCCTGACGGATCGGCACTATCAGTGATTGTAACAGGCGGTCGCATCGCGGCAAGCAATCGTTTGCGATCAAGAAACAGGCACAGATATATCAGCAATCCCGGCAGCACAAACATGATGGCGTTGATCGCGACGATGAAGATTGTCGCTGGTGAATCCTGGTATAGCTCGTGTCCCGTAAAGAACATCCAAAAGTTTATTACGACCATCGGTGTCCAACGAAGCAGAGGCAAGATCGGAACGGCGAGTGCGACGATCCAGCCGAGTCTTGAGTTGGCCAAACAGGCCAGCGTCGCGACAAGATAAACGACCGAGACTACACCGAACGAGACACCGAGCAGACTGCCAGAAGCAATAGCTCGAAGCCCAATCGTCAGCACGAAAAATGCGGCCCAAAGTAGTTGTACGAATTTGGCTACGGCCAATGGCTTTGATCCTCAGTAGCAGAACGCCGCCCGTCACCGGGACGGCGGGAAAAGTTATTCATTGTCAAAAACGCTAGTTTGCCGTCTCCGGTGCACGGGATGGTTCTGCAATTTGCTCAGTCTACTTTTTGGTTTGTTGCTCGTAAGCTATTTCGCGAACCAACCTGATGATTTCAGTGGCTCCTGCGAAGACGTCTGACTCGTTTTTGGCGTAGAAGTAGTGTATCCCGTCGACGGATACAACAGCAGGGTTCTTTCCGCCCTCTCTGACCAGTATCCGTGTTCGCGTTTCGTCTGGATGGGTAACAATCGCTTCGGCGACAATCGGCGGGCTTCGATCGTTAGCGTCTCCGTAGTACGTCTCGGGAACAAGTCGTCGGAAGACATCGTCTTGACTTTTAGCGGGAATAGTCACTGCTTTTGTCGTTTCCGCCATGTATCCGCTCCACGGAGGATGGAGGATCACAGTAATCGTGGCGGGCGGTTTGAGGTGCGGTGTTGGCGGTGTGTATAGAGAAGCCAATATCGTGAGGAGTAGTAGCAATGCAGCAGCACCAAATACGAATCCGCATATGAAGATACCTGCATTTTTCATGTCGCGAGTTTGACGCTCATAAACGCGTTTGGCTCATTCGCAGAACGTCGGTGGTAACGGGGCCGCCTCCAAAAGACTCTCATTTCAAAACCCGCATGATCGGCGGCTCCCGTTCACCGCTTTGTTCTGCCACGTTGGGCGTAAATTGTATCGCATCTGAAAACGTCCGACGATCATTCTTTGGGTGTGCCATCTGGATTTCGCATCGGGTAAAGCGTTACCGCGATTGAGCAGTTGGCGTCGGCAATCGCACGAACAATCGCGTTTGGCAATGTGTGGATGTACGCCCAAGTATCCCAGCAATGAAAGCCAATATTGAATTCGCGTAGGTAGCACGCGTGGAGTTCAGCCTTTGCAACCGGAGACAAACGATTGACCGCTTCGAGGATTGCAGCGATGTCGAGCTCCGCATTGCGATTGTCGCTTTCATCTTCGTGTGAGGATTCGACGATCGAGTGCCAGTGGCCGTCACCGCCGTGTGTGTAATGCAGAACACAGCATGACTCGTCGAGCTCGCGTTGGAGAGTGTCGAAGGGCGTAGCTGATTTGAGGTCGAAGTCAGTGTTGGCGTACTCGGTTTCGGATGGCATCGATTGTGCGCAGCGGATTTTGTGGCAGAACGGTACGATTCACCGGGTCGGCCCGATTGATTTTGGTATTCCGTTTGGCGTCGTAGCCGACTCCGGTGCAATCGATGGTTCTGCCATTGCGTTCCTCGTCAAAATCGCTGAGGCAAGACTTGTCGCTTGCGCTTCAGGATGCCCCTTGGACATTTGTTTGATGATTCTCATCGCATCGGGCGTCCCGAAATGCTCAAGAAGGCAAATCGCCCGAACGATCCGAGTCCATTCGGCTTTCGGTTCTCCTTTACCGCCGAGAAGGCCAATCTCGCGCTCGCCCCAATAGTTTGCACCGCAGGTGTCAGGATTGTTGCTGCAACAGATATTGAAGTTTCCATCACCAATGGGGTTTAATCGAATGTACTTCCAGTCGGCGGTATTGTTAATTCCGCAACCTATCAAAATCGCAGCCAGCCGATTGCGGCCAGGCGAATGTTTCATTGTGTCAAGTTCGAATAGTTCGTCGATTCTCAGAGCGAGCCTTGGGTCGAAGTATTGGAGTTCTTGATAAGCGGACCGCCAAACGACGTCTTGGGATGACTGCAGGTCTTCAAGTAGCTTGTGCAGCCGATCACCGGTCAGAGTAAGCGGCTTCAGTCGTTCCGCGAGAAACGCGATTGTATCGGCTGGCGTTTCGGCAAGCTTTAGTATTGCGCGCGTCGATTCGGGCTCACGCCCGAGAAGTGAATTCCAAGCGGCTTCAGTCGACCTTTTCGTGTTCTCTGGTGTACTCGACTCGTCCGCAGAAACCCGCAATCCGCCCAAGGAAAGAACGGCAACAAGTGCGGTGAGCACTAACGTAACTGTAACATTGGCTGGCTTCATTGATGTTTCGAACCTAACCTAAAGGAGTAAAGATTGGCAGAACGGCCGGGATCACCGGGGACGAGCGGAAAGGCAACCACTGCCAAAACGCGTTTTCGAGTCCTCCGTGTGCATCCCATGGTTCTGGCTTTTATGGTAGCGTCAACGTTGTGCTTCGTGGTCCACGACCGGCTGGAATCGCAAGTGTCTTGCGTGCGAACTCGTCCTCCTCTGAATCCACGTAGCGGTATTGCACGACGAGGAAGTTGGGTTGGTGGTATGTGTCGTAGAGTCCGTATCCGCCAGAATCACCGGAACACGTGATGATCACGGAATGCTTGTCCGGGGTCGATGTAGTCGGAGGTTTAAATCCGGCGAGATATCCAGATCGATCGTTAGATAGCCAATCTGCCTCCTCGCCGTTGCGACATTCGACGTAGGTGATTGTAGACATGTCGATCTCGGACGCGATGTTGAGGTCGACAGTCAACGTAAAATGTCCGATCCATTTCGCGACAGAAAGAAATGGCGCACCGGCAATAGCAATCACCAAGAGTGCGGCGGCGATGCAGATGTTGCGAAACACAGGAGTCTGTACTCAGCAGCCAGAACGCCGACGATAACCGCGTCGGCCAGATTAACGCTGACCACAGAGTAAACGCTCGTGGCCGACTGCGGTTCATCGGGTGGTTCGCCAATCGTCTAAATTGGCAGGTCCGCTCGCTCGTTCCGGTCGGAAGTTGATGGCGGCTGGGACACGCCGATTCGTGAATTGTACCAAGCAACCGAAATGACGATGACCAGTCCGATTGCGAGTCCTCCTGCTAGACCTTGGGTTACGCCAAGTCCTAAACCGGCTTGGGCTGGGTCAATCGACACAGCAGGTGGTATTCGAAAAACGGTTCGGTAATAGTCTGGAGCGACGGAACCAAGGAAGTATCCAGCTCCAGCTCCGAACATAGCGAAGGCAATGCCGCTAGCGATCGTAATTGCAAATCCGCGTAGAACGGTCATCTTTCGATTTTCTTTCGGCGAACGGCAGTCGTAACCGGGCGATCGCTAAGGACTTTCCATTTGTAAACGCGCTACCGGTCGCTCCGGTTCACGACTTGGTTACCCGCCACGATGCCGTTCAGTTGGATTGGCTCTCGTCTTGTTCGCATGCCCTCAATCGCGATTCAAGTACCTCAATACGTTTTTTGAGTTTTTGGTTTTGGCGGGAGAGCTCATTGAAAGCGTTTACGATTTTTTTGATCTGTAGCTGTGGGTCACGTTTCGTCGGTGTTGAGCGAAATCTAGAAAGGTCCCGCGACGTGCCTTCGAGCAAGATGCGAGAGTCGGCAGGGATCACGTTTGGAGAAGACTCCCCAAGTGCATCGGACATCTGGTCGCGCTGCATCTGCAATAGGCGATTGCCCATTTGCGGAGGCGTCGCACCCACAGAGCAACAACAGCCAAGCACAACAAAGAATCCGAATAGCAGAATGTGTTTGTGCATGCTCGAAGCCTTGAATATTCAGTATAGAATGAGGGTAAGAGTCGGTTCAGTCGGGTAACGTTACCCGTCACCGCGGACGGACGGTTGAGTTTCTATCTACGTAAACGCGCTAGCCGTCCTGCAGTGCACGGGATGGTTCGTCGGCTGTCTGAAGTGTCTCCCGATGAACGCGATATGCGGAAGGAACAGAAGATACGAAGTATAAAACGATTGGAACCGATGCAGCGAGCCAGAGCAAATGATCGATAGCAATCCATCCAGCGAGTGCAGATCCGCCGGATCTCCCTAGGGTGAGGAACCAGACAAACATCGACAATAAGACAAGTGGCAACAGAGCAACTGGCAGTAAAATGCGTCCGACACGTGCTTTGTGTCGTTCAACGCGGATCGCAAACAACCAAGCAACTGTCAGATAAAGAGGTGGTGCGACCGCGAGAATCCAATAAGTAAGATGCCATCCTCTGACAGAACTCGTGAACCCCTCCATGACACGGGTGAAAATGATCGCAGCAGGAAGGAGACCGAAGCATATCAGAGCTTTAAATCTCGCAGTTGTAGCTGGCGACCCGTTTGCGAGCGTTTCATCGAGCCTAGGAGAACGGTATGGATTGTTCACAACATCTTTATCCGACGAACGTTACGGTTCACGTCGCACGGGGGAACGATGTTGTGATGGCCTATTCTCTATCCACCCGTGCTGTCGTGCAACCGATGGTTCCCCGCAGTGCTGTACGGGTCATTGATTGTAATACGCGGAGATCGCGACAAGTAGCGGAAGCACGCCACCACACATCACAGCACCAAGTTGCATGCCACGGCGTCCGCCAAAGAGTGCAGCCCAAGCAAACGCAAGCAAGCCAAACCCAGCGGTCCAGAATGCGACAAATGCAGCAGCCTGAGAGAATTGTTGTGCTCGTGTAGCCGGCCAGTTCTCAGAACTAAGGGTGGCGAAAGAATAGGTAACGGCGAGCCCGCATCCGATTGGAATGATGGCAAGCACGATCAACGCAATGGCAAGCAGTCGAGCACGGTATGCGCGTTGGTCTTGTGAGGGGACGACCGTCCCGTCAGTTGGTCGGTAGGGGTTCAAATTGTCGATCGACACGAACTCAGTCGGGGAACGCCAGCGATAACCGCGTCGGCCAGAGCAAACGCTTAGATGACCGCAAACCGTCGTGGCCGACTGCGGTTCATCGGATTGTTATCGCGTTCTTTACGCGCGCCGCGATCCGCGGAACAGCGTTCGTTAGGGAAACCGTGACCATGCCGTCCATTGTACGATAGAGAGCACGATCACGATTGGAATGTTAAGCAATAGCCAGCCGCGCCGACGTGGCCAGAAAAGCAATAGCCCAGCCGCGACGAGGGAAAGCGTGGTAGTGACCAATTTCATGGGAAGAAACGCGCCGGCGGGAGGCGGCCGCAATCGCACTCCCGGAATTGCCGGTAGAAGCAAGATGAGAAACAACACCCAGCCTGCGGCGACCCACATCGGCCACGACGAACGACGAGTATGTTCTTCCTGCGTTGGACTGCTCGGAGTTCGTGTCGGTTCGTATGGATTTACGGCAATTGGTGCAAGTAATTCGAATGCGATAACGCCGACGATCACGTGGCGGCGACGAGAAATGTTCTAATCTCAAAAAACGTGACCTCGCCGCTCACGTGCATCGGGTTGGTTCTGGCTCGTCTGCGTCGTCGTGCTCGTGCTCGTGCTCGTGCTCAGCGAAGCGGTGCTCGTAATCGTAATCGATGTCAGCATGGTACTCCACGCCGGACTCCGCGACACCATCGAATTTCATCGCCATTCGGGTCAGCATCGCGACGATCCGATAGAGCATCCCTTTCATCGCGACATCGTCTTGAACTTTGATTCCGTTGGTCCTCAGCAGCACGTCTTGGATGGCGGCACACTCCAAGGCGGACCCGCGTGCGATGTCGAGAAACCGGGCACGATCCTTCAGGCTTCGTTTGCCGTTGCCCTCAGCGATGTTTAGCGGAATCGATTGGGCGGCACGCAGCCATTGGTCGCGAGCGTGACGATACAAACCGCTCAGCGATTGTGATGTCTCGAAAGACCGAGCAACGTAGTCGATCGAGAGTCGGTAAACGTCGAGTCGTTCGTGGTCAAATGTTTGCGAGGACATAAGGGCTGGTTTCGATCACGAGTACGAGCACCGTCGCTGGCGCGACTGAGCACGAGCACGAGTTTTTGGATGCCAGAACGACCAAGTTCACGCGGCGGGCGCGTTAGACGTTGACTTCAAAACCGACGTTGCCGCCCGCTCGCGTGCAACGTTTTGTTCGCCATCATTTCGCGGCACGCTTGCGAGCGTAGGCAAGACGTGCCGTCTGCAATAGTGTTCGATTGTCACCCAGACCATCGAGGAGTTCAACGGCGTGTTGCCAATCATTCCGCTTGAAAGCCAATTCAGCCGATCGGGATTTTTCCTCATATTCGTGTTGTTGGATTCTGGATTTCCTGAGTTGCTGAACGGAATCCCAGAGTGATTCATCATTTGCAAAGAACCGCCCACCATGGTTCCGCAGGACGCTGGCGAGCGACTCGTATTGTTCCGACATCTTCTGAACGTCACCAAACGCGTTGTAGACACCAGACGTGAATTCCAGTCGTTGTTCGGGTGCTTCGATCGCAAGGAGTTCGAATGCGTTTATCGTATTGTGGTATTCCGGAGGCCAACCGCGTCCGAATTCAAGGTCTTGTTCTAATCGGACTGGCGCTGTCGCAAGACAGACGAATAGCTCTGGAGAACGCGACGACTTCTTGCGGTACGTCACCTTGTAGAACGAGAGATTGCTGCTCAGTTGGGGCGGCGCTATGGTCTCTGTGAGTGTGAAGCCGCGATCGTCTTCGAGGAACGACAGGGCGTTGCGGGCAGCAAGCATGAATGCGTCGGCAGTGTTGGTCATCTTTTCACGTAACGACTGCCTTGATGGCGAACGCCAGCGATAACCGCGTCGGCCAGAGCAAACGCTTAGATGACCGCAAACCGTCGTGGCCGACTGCGGTTCATCGGATTGTTATCGCGTTCTTTACGCGCGCCGCGATCCGCGGAACAGCGTTCGTTAGGGAAACCGTGACCATGCCGTCCATTGTACGATAGAGAGCACGATCACGATTGGAATGTTAAGCAATAGCCAGCCGCGCCGACGTGGCCAGAAAAGCAATAGCCCAGCCGCGACGAGGGAAAGCGTGGTAGTGACCAATTTCATGGGAAGAAACGCGCCGGCGGGAGGCGGCCGCAATCGCACTCCCGGAATTGCCGGTAGAAGCAAGATGAGAAACAACACCCAGCCTGCGGCGACCCACATCGGCCACGACGAACGACGAGTATGTTCTTCCTGCGTTGGACTGCTCGGAGTTCGTGTCGGTTCGTATGGATTTACGGCAATTGGTGCAAGTAATTCGAATGCGATAACGCCGACGATAACCGCGTCGGCCCGTTTGAGCTTACCACAGAGCAAACGCTCGTGGCCGACTGCGGTTCATCGGATGGTTATCCGCCGTCTTGGGTATTCGTAAAACGGTCAAGAGCGACCTCAGAGACAAGCCAAACTAGAGTAGCGTAAATCGCGACGTAGACCGCACCGACAAGGAGCCATATCTGCGCGGAAAGTAGCCCGTAGCGTAGCGGTCGTTCAACGCCAAGAGTATTCCGCTCGAAGAAGTCGTGGGGAGTGCGAATCCAGTGCAGTGAATAGGTCACGCCGCCGACAAAACCCCATGCAATCGTAATCGCGTAAAGAATCGCACATGCAGCAAGTAGTGAAAGTTGAAACCGCCTATGCAGCAAGGCGACGATGATAGCTGGCATGAGTATTGCGACCCAGCCTAACCAGGTTGGCGAACCGTCGACCTGTGCTTTCCACATTGCTAAGCATACCGAGGCCAGAAGCACGCCGAACATTGCGTCGCGTATCCCAATCGGTTGTACTTCGCGATTTTGCAAGCGACACAATCTCAGTCGGATAACTACTAAGTTATCCCTTGATAGTTAAGGGATATTGGGGAAATCGTACTCTTATCCCCCTGCTAGACAAGTTGTTTTACCAATATCCCCCTGTCAGTCAAGCTGTTTGAGTATTATCCCCCTGTCAGTCACGTCGTTTGGCTAATATCCCGTGACTGGATAAAAAGGGGGGAATCAGGTGTTCAGCCGGTGACTGTTTTCGCTTTTGAAGGAGTGTGTCGTCATGAGTATCGCTCCGTTTGAACGCGAGGTTTTGGGGGACCGACTGGGGGAGAACGATCAGGTTTGGTTCCCACGCTGGCTGAGGCGGTATGCGATGGGCGTTCGCAACGGCATGGTGGACGACTTGCCTGTGAACAAGGATTTGGTTCTAAAGTTCTCGAGATCTTTGCTAGCCAACGGTGCTCCTGCCTGGCAGCGTTATCAGGCGGTGCGTGCTGTAGAATGCTATCGTAATTTGGTTTTGCATCGCAGCGAGCCGGATTTGTCGTCCATCGTGACTCTGGAGGATCGAACGTTAGAAAACTGAAACGGAGTCCAGCGGTCCAAGTCTCGTTCACGCCTGCGCCCGGCACCGTCCAGAATTGACCGTGACCAGCCCTGTCCATTACTTAGCTTTCCAAGCTGAATCAGCAGCGATCAAAAGTCGATTACCACGGGTAAAAAT
Proteins encoded in this region:
- a CDS encoding four helix bundle protein codes for the protein MSSQTFDHERLDVYRLSIDYVARSFETSQSLSGLYRHARDQWLRAAQSIPLNIAEGNGKRSLKDRARFLDIARGSALECAAIQDVLLRTNGIKVQDDVAMKGMLYRIVAMLTRMAMKFDGVAESGVEYHADIDYDYEHRFAEHEHEHEHDDADEPEPTRCT